In a genomic window of Glycine max cultivar Williams 82 chromosome 13, Glycine_max_v4.0, whole genome shotgun sequence:
- the LOC100782104 gene encoding probable xyloglucan endotransglucosylase/hydrolase protein 23, producing the protein MAFSRVALLICTVIGYFVIASAGNFYQDFDITWGDGRAKILNNGELLTLSLDKASGSGFQSKNEYLFGKIDMQLKLVPGNSAGTVTAYYLSSKGATWDEIDFEFLGNLSGEPYILHTNVFSQGKGNREQQFYLWFDPTADFHTYSILWNPQRIVFSVDGSPIREFKNMESKGVPFPKNQAMRIYSSLWNADDWATRGGLVKTDWTQAPFTASYRNFNANACTVSSGTSSCGSNNPSSSNNAWLSEELDSTNQERLKWLQKNYMIYNYCSDTQRFPQGLPPECNTA; encoded by the exons ATGGCTTTTTCAAGAGTTGCATTGTTAATATGCACGGTAATTGGGTATTTTGTGATTGCCTCTGCGGGCAATTTTTACCAAGATTTTGATATCACTTGGGGAGATGGGCGTGCTAAGATACTCAACAATGGCGAGCTTCTCACTCTGTCTCTTGACAAAGCCTCTGGCTCGGGTTTCCAATCCAAGAACGAATACCTTTTTGGTAAAATTGATATGCAACTCAAACTAGTTCCAGGCAACTCTGCTGGCACCGTCACAGCCTACTAC TTATCTTCAAAAGGAGCAACATGGGATGAGATTGACTTTGAATTCTTGGGTAATTTGAGCGGTGAGCCATACATCCTTCACACCAACGTGTTCAGCCAAGGCAAGGGCAATAGGGAGCAACAATTCTACCTCTGGTTTGACCCAACTGCAGattttcacacctattccatcCTCTGGAACCCCCAACGTATTGT CTTCTCGGTGGATGGAAGTCCAATTAGGGAGTTCAAGAACATGGAGTCAAAGGGTGTTCCATTCCCCAAGAACCAGGCAATGAGGATATACTCAAGTCTGTGGAATGCAGATGATTGGGCCACAAGGGGAGGCCTTGTTAAGACAGATTGGACTCAAGCTCCTTTCACAGCTTCATACAGAAACTTCAATGCCAATGCCTGCACTGTGTCCTCTGGAACATCATCTTGCGGCTCAAACAACCCTTCCTCTTCCAACAATGCTTGGCTCTCAGAAGAGTTGGATTCAACTAATCAGGAGAGGCTCAAGTGGCTGCAGAAGAATTACATGATCTACAATTACTGCTCTGACACTCAAAGATTTCCACAGGGCCTTCCTCCAGAATGTAACACtgcctaa
- the LOC100784249 gene encoding LOW QUALITY PROTEIN: probable xyloglucan endotransglucosylase/hydrolase protein 23 (The sequence of the model RefSeq protein was modified relative to this genomic sequence to represent the inferred CDS: inserted 1 base in 1 codon; substituted 2 bases at 2 genomic stop codons), giving the protein MASLHSTCSTKTVLYALVLLASXHGNFYQDFDITWGDGRAKILNNGDLLTLSLDKASGSGFQSKNEYLFGKIDMQLKLVPGNSAGTVTAYXVSIVTVYNCIVLKINVSCLYMPQLMSMLLNFDISQHELYXSIHGGSYVCFSFSVDGTPIREFKNMESKRVSFPKEQPMRIYSSLWNADDWATRGGIVKTDWSQAPFTASYRNFNANACVHSGASSCTSNSASSNAWFNQQLDSTSQDRLSWVQKNYMIYNYCTDTNRFPQGLPPECQAS; this is encoded by the exons ATGGCATCTCTTCATTCCACATGTTCAACAAAAACCGTCCTTTATGCATTGGTATTGTTGGCCT TCCATGGCAACTTCTACCAGGATTTTGACATAACATGGGGAGATGGTCGTGCCAAGATACTCAACAACGGCGATCTTCTTACTCTTTCCCTTGACAAAGCCTCCGGATCAGGGTTTCAGTCCAAGAACGAGTATCTCTTTGGCAAGATTGATATGCAACTCAAGCTTGTACCCGGAAATTCTGCAGGCACTGTCACTGCCTATTAGGTAAGTATAGTAACAGTATACAATTGTATTGTACTCAAGATTAATGTATCATGTTTATACATGCCTCAATTAATGTCAATGCTACTAAACTTTGATATTTCACAGCATGAATTGTATTAATCAATCCATGGTGGTTCATATGTATGTTTCAGCTTCTCAGTGGATGGGACCCCAATAAGAGAATTCAAGAACATGGAATCGAAAAGAGTTTCATTCCCAAAGGAGCAGCCAATGAGGATATACTCAAGCCTATGGAATGCTGATGACTGGGCAACAAGAGGTGGCATTGTGAAGACTGATTGGAGCCAAGCTCCATTCACAGCATCATATAGGAACTTCAATGCCAATGCCTGTGTCCATTCTGGAGCATCATCTTGCACTTCCAACTCTGCCTCCTCCAATGCCTGGTTCAACCAACAGTTGGATTCAACAAGCCAAGACAGACTGAGTTGGGTGCAGAAGAATTACATGATTTACAATTACTGCACTGACACCAATAGATTTCCACAAGGCCTTCCCCCAGAGTGCCAAGCATCATGA